The following coding sequences are from one Leptospira mayottensis 200901116 window:
- a CDS encoding TrkH family potassium uptake protein translates to MNSIKEIIFNLSNIWYNVALFYQSKIYPLLRIYYSICGSISLCLLILIYGFYYPHEWTHWIRLLVNVIVVSLVVYEVLSFIFVVGNLFSYLKTHKTEAIVVFLIVFQEIISQEIYEFLTLNSLSGEDASLAFLSLSQLFLLFSNFSRLIRKTELLNYRQISPSLVITGSFGILILLGTLALSLPRAQAVSIPTIDVFFTVVSAVCVTGLSTISVASQLTGTGQTILMLLIQIGGLGLMTLTVFFAIFLAGQVSVTNKLLIKDLFSQESVGRASSVLKQVAAQTFLIEAVGVLLIFVCYPDQSETNLKNKIFYSLFHSVSSFCNAGFSTFPQGFATDWMSNQREFLSIVMVLIVLGGLGFPTVNHLIHWMLKIGDYPKRMELGAKLILTISAGLIVFGTVLYYVLEMNNTLSGLGVMDGMFHSLFYSISTRTAGFNTLDVSKMGMPMVFVSLFLMWVGASPNGTGGGIKTTTLAVAILHLFNHIRGKEEVEVFGRKISSGSTSRASAGILVSLFLIFCGIFFLTCTEDSAFLDLCYEVVSAFGTAGLSRGITSSLTSAGKILICLMMFCGRVGMLTILIALVPKEKKSGLKFPEESIIVG, encoded by the coding sequence ATGAATTCTATCAAAGAGATAATATTCAATTTATCAAATATTTGGTACAATGTAGCTCTTTTTTATCAGTCTAAAATTTATCCTCTTTTAAGAATCTACTACTCGATCTGCGGAAGTATTTCTCTTTGTCTTTTGATTTTAATCTACGGATTTTATTATCCTCACGAATGGACGCATTGGATTCGACTACTCGTAAACGTAATTGTGGTATCGCTTGTGGTTTATGAGGTCCTTTCGTTTATTTTTGTTGTTGGAAACCTATTCAGTTATCTCAAAACTCATAAGACGGAAGCGATCGTAGTTTTTCTGATCGTATTCCAGGAGATCATCAGCCAGGAAATCTATGAATTTCTCACTTTAAATTCTTTAAGCGGAGAAGATGCAAGTTTGGCTTTTTTGTCTTTGAGTCAACTCTTTCTTCTATTTAGTAATTTCTCTCGATTGATTCGAAAAACGGAACTTCTAAATTACAGACAGATTAGTCCTTCCTTGGTTATTACGGGAAGTTTCGGAATTTTGATTTTACTTGGTACGCTCGCGTTATCCTTACCGAGAGCCCAAGCCGTTTCAATTCCTACGATAGACGTTTTTTTTACGGTTGTAAGTGCGGTTTGTGTTACTGGTTTGAGTACGATATCCGTTGCTTCTCAACTGACTGGGACGGGACAAACGATTCTGATGTTATTGATTCAAATCGGTGGACTTGGTCTTATGACGCTTACCGTTTTTTTTGCGATCTTTTTGGCGGGGCAGGTTAGTGTTACAAACAAACTTCTGATCAAGGATCTGTTTAGTCAGGAAAGTGTGGGACGAGCTTCCTCCGTTTTGAAACAGGTAGCGGCTCAAACTTTTCTCATAGAAGCGGTGGGAGTCCTGTTGATCTTTGTATGTTATCCTGACCAAAGTGAAACGAATCTTAAAAATAAAATCTTCTACTCTTTATTTCATTCGGTGAGTTCTTTTTGTAATGCCGGTTTTTCCACGTTCCCTCAGGGTTTTGCAACCGATTGGATGTCGAACCAAAGAGAGTTTTTATCCATAGTAATGGTTCTGATCGTACTCGGTGGATTAGGATTTCCTACGGTGAATCATCTGATTCATTGGATGTTGAAGATCGGAGATTATCCCAAAAGGATGGAACTGGGAGCCAAGTTGATTCTTACCATATCGGCCGGTTTGATTGTGTTCGGAACGGTTTTGTATTACGTGTTGGAAATGAATAACACTCTTTCCGGATTAGGCGTAATGGATGGAATGTTTCATTCTCTTTTTTATTCGATCAGCACTAGAACCGCAGGTTTTAACACATTAGATGTTTCTAAAATGGGAATGCCCATGGTGTTTGTTAGCCTTTTTTTAATGTGGGTCGGAGCTTCTCCGAACGGCACCGGAGGTGGAATCAAAACAACGACACTTGCGGTTGCCATACTTCATCTATTCAATCATATTAGGGGCAAGGAAGAAGTGGAAGTTTTTGGAAGGAAAATTTCCTCTGGTTCCACTTCCAGGGCGTCTGCGGGAATTCTCGTATCTTTATTTCTGATCTTTTGTGGAATTTTCTTTTTAACATGCACCGAAGATTCCGCATTCTTGGATCTCTGTTACGAAGTTGTATCTGCGTTCGGAACCGCGGGACTTTCGAGAGGGATTACGTCCTCTTTGACTTCGGCGGGAAAAATTTTGATTTGTCTGATGATGTTTTGCGGTCGGGTCGGAATGTTAACCATACTGATCGCTTTGGTTCCGAAAGAAAAAAAATCCGGGCTTAAATTTCCGGAAGAATCAATCATAGTCGGTTAA
- a CDS encoding potassium channel family protein yields MVVKKKNKTLKKRIAVIGLGDFGKTLVIYLNENGHEVTAIDKDIKIVEEVKDHCALAVCVDTSSRSSLEELDLEDMDEIVVALAENFESLITTAYNLKDMNLKCLHVRYHSELNRKILQMIGIENLFNPEERAAASMAEQLSYQGVKKATLLSEEYSLFEVEISPLLYGKKLRELRLREKFQINLVGIRKAESNGNDSEPQEGGVFLADSRTVFREKEILILFGSSESIKRFTSAYPIK; encoded by the coding sequence ATAGTGGTCAAAAAGAAAAATAAAACCCTCAAAAAAAGAATCGCCGTCATCGGTTTGGGAGATTTCGGTAAAACTCTGGTAATCTATTTGAACGAGAACGGGCACGAGGTGACGGCGATAGACAAGGACATAAAAATTGTCGAAGAAGTCAAGGATCATTGTGCTCTTGCCGTTTGTGTGGATACGAGCAGTAGATCCTCGTTGGAAGAGTTGGATCTGGAAGACATGGATGAGATCGTTGTAGCCCTCGCGGAAAATTTTGAATCCTTGATCACTACCGCATACAATTTAAAAGATATGAATTTAAAATGTTTGCATGTTCGTTATCATTCCGAATTGAATCGTAAAATTCTTCAGATGATTGGGATCGAAAATCTGTTCAATCCCGAAGAGAGGGCGGCCGCTTCCATGGCGGAACAACTCAGTTATCAAGGGGTAAAAAAGGCGACCCTGTTAAGCGAAGAATACAGTCTTTTCGAAGTGGAAATTTCTCCTCTTCTTTACGGTAAAAAATTAAGAGAACTCAGGCTAAGGGAAAAGTTTCAGATCAATCTAGTCGGAATCAGAAAAGCGGAATCGAACGGAAACGATTCGGAACCCCAAGAAGGTGGCGTTTTTCTCGCGGATTCCAGAACGGTATTTAGAGAGAAGGAAATTTTAATTCTATTCGGAAGTTCTGAAAGTATCAAACGTTTTACGAGTGCTTATCCCATCAAATAA